In Chelmon rostratus isolate fCheRos1 chromosome 9, fCheRos1.pri, whole genome shotgun sequence, the following proteins share a genomic window:
- the stc2a gene encoding stanniocalcin-2a, whose product MLVKLAVALLVLSVLEQVVGSDNIDIHDSLPEKPASQKGRLSLQNTAEIQHCLVSAGDVGCGVFECFENNSCEIRGLQEICMTFLHNAGKFDSQGKSFIKDALKCMAHGLRHKFSCISRKCVSIKEMVFQLQRECYIKHNLCSAAKENVAVMVEMIHFQDLFPKGPYVELVNILLSCGEEVKEALTRSVRLQCEQNWGALCDSLSLCSSLAPSPAGSAAEHHRRPLPSHPEPEHPRPPRQGDKDKPGKAGFNAHPRNRSQGPRRQSPEAEVVAEQEDLEGH is encoded by the exons ATGTTGGTCAAACTGGCCGTGGCGCTGCTGGTTTTGTCAGTGCTGGAGCAAGTGGTGGGATCGGATAATATTGATATCCACGACAGCCTCCCGGAGAAGCCTGCGAGCCAGAAAGGACGCCTCTCCCTGCAGAACACAG CTGAGATCCAGCACTGCCTGGTGAGTGCAGGGGATGTCGGCTGTGGTGTGTTTGAGTGCTTTGAGAATAACTCCTGCGAGATACGAGGGCTGCAGGAAATCTGCATGACGTTCCTGCACAACGCTGGCAAATTTGACTCTCAG GGAAAGTCCTTCATCAAGGATGCTCTGAAGTGTATGGCGCACGGTCTACGGCACAAGTTCAGCTGTatcagcaggaagtgtgtgtccATCAAAGAGATGGTGTTCCAGCTCCAGAGAGAGTGCTACATCAAACACAACCTCTGCTCCGCTGCGAAGGAGAATGTTGCCGTCATGGTGGAGATGATCCATTTCCAGGATCTCTTCCCTAAAGG TCCATATGTGGAGCTGGTGAATATTCTCCTGAGCTgcggagaggaggtgaaggaggcaTTGACACGGAGCGTTCGGCTACAGTGCGAGCAGAACTGGGGGGCTCTGTGCGACAGCCTGAGCCTCTGCTCCTCCCTGGCTCCCTCTCCCGCCGGCTCTGCCGCCGAACACCACCGCCGCCCCTTGCCCTCCCACCCTGAGCCGGAGCACCCTCGCCCGCCGCGGCAAGGCGACAAGGACAAACCCGGTAAGGCGGGCTTCAACGCTCACCCACGCAATCGCAGTCAGGGACCGCGCCGCCAGAGTCCAGAGGCCGAAGTGGTGGCTGAGCAGGAAGACCTAGAAGGCCACTGA